One window from the genome of Malacoplasma penetrans HF-2 encodes:
- a CDS encoding low molecular weight protein-tyrosine-phosphatase, with translation MKVIFVCLGNICRSPMAEFICKHLLKTKYKNLHLKISSAGTSDWNEGQPMHRGTAKKLEENNIEHEGFVSKKLTKKMFDDNDLIIVMDNSNYSNVLGEFHNKSKIKKITEYLVENKSKYNEVPDPWYTNNFEETYKILSESINNLLAKLEKNN, from the coding sequence ATGAAAGTAATATTTGTTTGTTTGGGTAATATTTGTAGAAGCCCAATGGCAGAATTTATTTGTAAACACTTATTAAAAACAAAATATAAGAATTTACACTTAAAAATAAGTAGTGCTGGTACTTCTGATTGAAATGAGGGTCAACCCATGCATAGAGGTACAGCTAAAAAACTAGAAGAAAATAATATTGAACATGAAGGATTTGTTAGTAAAAAGTTAACTAAAAAAATGTTTGATGATAATGACTTAATTATAGTAATGGATAATAGCAATTACTCAAATGTTCTAGGCGAATTTCACAATAAAAGCAAAATTAAAAAGATAACAGAATATTTAGTAGAAAACAAATCTAAATATAATGAAGTTCCAGATCCATGGTATACAAACAATTTTGAGGAAACTTATAAAATATTAAGTGAGTCAATTAACAACTTGTTAGCTAAATTAGAAAAAAATAATTAA
- the dnaJ gene encoding molecular chaperone DnaJ: MSSKRDYYEVLGVSKDATDDQIKSAFRKKAMQYHPDRNKEPDAEEKFKEVNQAYEVLSDPDKRANYDRFGHEGVDGQFGGGAGFDPFDIFNQFFGGGRGGGAHFEQSFGGSGFEDIFSNFFGGGRRGASSQQREANLVVSIVLTFVESVVGVKKTIEYKIEKDCESCHGSGADNSEGSISTCSNCNGSGVEITQKRTIMGIIQSQNICSRCNGEGKEIHKKCNSCKGRKVHEERVEIDVEIPGGVSNDEHLKVSGKGSVVGGKTGDLYINIQIKPSKIFSRKGNDIYVILKVDPILAIVGGEANIPTPFGIKSIKMKPGTRNGEIITVPSHGVKSTKRFGSNGDLFAVVEYTSAKRFSSAELKSLSKFAQETNDEIEKYLKEARKEIN, translated from the coding sequence ATGTCATCTAAAAGAGATTACTATGAAGTATTGGGTGTCAGTAAAGATGCAACTGATGATCAGATAAAATCTGCCTTTAGAAAAAAAGCAATGCAATATCACCCTGATAGAAATAAAGAACCAGATGCTGAAGAAAAATTTAAAGAAGTAAATCAAGCATATGAGGTTTTATCAGATCCTGATAAAAGAGCTAATTATGATAGATTTGGTCATGAAGGTGTAGATGGACAATTTGGTGGTGGAGCTGGATTTGATCCATTTGATATCTTTAATCAATTCTTTGGTGGAGGAAGAGGTGGTGGAGCCCACTTCGAACAAAGCTTTGGAGGTTCTGGATTTGAAGACATCTTTTCAAATTTCTTTGGTGGTGGTAGAAGAGGTGCATCTTCTCAACAAAGAGAAGCTAATTTAGTTGTTTCAATAGTTTTAACTTTTGTTGAATCTGTAGTTGGTGTTAAAAAGACAATTGAATACAAGATAGAAAAAGATTGTGAATCTTGTCATGGTAGTGGTGCTGACAACAGTGAAGGTTCTATTTCTACATGTAGTAACTGTAATGGTTCTGGTGTTGAAATTACTCAAAAAAGAACAATTATGGGAATTATTCAATCTCAAAACATCTGTAGTAGATGTAACGGAGAAGGTAAAGAAATCCATAAGAAATGTAATTCTTGTAAAGGAAGAAAAGTTCATGAAGAAAGAGTTGAAATAGATGTTGAAATTCCAGGTGGTGTTTCAAATGATGAACATTTGAAAGTTAGTGGAAAAGGATCAGTGGTTGGTGGAAAAACTGGTGACTTATACATTAATATTCAAATCAAACCTAGTAAGATATTTTCTAGAAAAGGGAATGACATTTATGTGATTTTAAAGGTTGATCCAATTCTAGCAATAGTAGGTGGTGAAGCTAATATCCCAACTCCTTTTGGAATCAAATCAATAAAAATGAAACCGGGAACTAGAAATGGTGAGATTATTACTGTTCCTTCTCACGGTGTTAAATCAACAAAAAGATTTGGTAGCAATGGTGATTTATTTGCAGTTGTAGAATATACATCAGCTAAAAGATTTAGTAGTGCAGAATTAAAATCCTTATCTAAGTTTGCACAAGAAACAAATGATGAAATTGAGAAATATTTAAAAGAAGCTAGAAAGGAAATTAATTAG